One region of Arcobacter sp. CECT 8983 genomic DNA includes:
- a CDS encoding CinA family protein, which yields MFTQKDMQELQNLLKLHKKTITTAESCTGGLIASKITEIAGSSNIFNGAIVSYSNKIKSQELNVKVETLEKFGAVSVQVVEEMLEGVIKKFDADYAIAVSGVAGPDGGTKNKPVGTVVIGIMGINEGKDIEICHFLGSRNEVQNKAAEKSLEKISKFFLKTLDK from the coding sequence ATGTTTACTCAAAAAGATATGCAGGAACTGCAAAACCTGCTTAAACTTCATAAAAAGACTATTACAACAGCTGAAAGTTGCACAGGTGGACTTATAGCTTCAAAAATAACTGAAATAGCAGGTTCCTCAAATATATTCAATGGTGCAATTGTTTCATACTCAAATAAAATAAAATCTCAAGAATTAAATGTAAAAGTAGAAACTTTAGAAAAGTTTGGTGCTGTTAGTGTTCAAGTCGTTGAAGAGATGTTAGAAGGTGTCATTAAAAAGTTTGATGCAGACTATGCCATTGCAGTAAGTGGAGTCGCTGGACCTGATGGCGGAACAAAAAACAAACCAGTTGGTACAGTAGTAATCGGTATTATGGGAATTAATGAAGGTAAAGATATTGAAATTTGTCACTTTTTAGGTTCTAGAAATGAAGTTCAAAATAAAGCAGCAGAGAAAAGTTTAGAAAAAATTTCAAAATTTTTTCTAAAAACCCTTGACAAATAA
- a CDS encoding NifU family protein has product MMPFSDEDLRPPVSNIIETKVSPMLARDGGAIELLDIIDGRVFVQLQGACVGCSASSSTLKFIVEKELKAAIHPELQIVNVPQGMENNLQEL; this is encoded by the coding sequence ATGATGCCATTTTCAGATGAGGATTTAAGACCACCAGTAAGCAATATTATAGAAACTAAAGTTTCGCCAATGTTAGCACGGGATGGTGGAGCAATAGAATTATTAGATATTATTGATGGAAGGGTATTTGTACAATTACAAGGTGCCTGTGTTGGATGTAGCGCAAGTTCTAGTACTCTAAAATTCATTGTTGAAAAAGAGTTAAAAGCTGCAATACATCCAGAACTACAAATAGTAAATGTACCACAAGGTATGGAAAATAATTTACAGGAGCTTTAA
- a CDS encoding FAD-dependent oxidoreductase: MSTKHYQVAIVGGGISGAALFYEIARYTDAKSVCMLEKYEDLATLNSKGTSNSQTIHVGDIETNYTLDKAKITKRTAKMIEKFCLQYGLQDKIMFAHQKMALGVGEKEVEFIKNRYEEFKELFPYLELWDKEDLREKEPLLVYADKERTKDRPEPILAMGTQSEYTTVDFGEMTKELVKAAQEQEGVETDVYFNARVDEIEKVGDIYKITTTSGSVYTADFVVVNAGAHSLHLAHKMGYGKHMGSLSMAGSFYITNDKYLNGKVYMVQNPKLPFAALHGDPDILCDGKTRFGPTALALAVLERYKGGKSFLECLKTMNIGGDTIKIFWDLLKDSEIRNYVFRNFLFEVPGINKGLFVKDAQKIVPSLSTEDIEYAKGFGGVRPQVLDKKEQKLMLGEASINPGGGILFNMTPSPGATSCLGNAERDIKIVADYLNLTFDEDKFLDELTEREN; the protein is encoded by the coding sequence ATGAGTACAAAACATTATCAAGTTGCAATTGTAGGTGGTGGAATTTCTGGTGCTGCACTTTTTTATGAAATCGCTAGATATACAGATGCAAAAAGTGTATGTATGCTAGAAAAGTATGAAGATTTAGCAACATTAAACTCTAAAGGAACTAGTAACTCTCAAACTATCCACGTAGGAGATATTGAAACTAATTATACTTTAGATAAAGCAAAAATCACAAAAAGAACTGCAAAAATGATTGAAAAGTTCTGTTTACAATATGGACTTCAAGATAAAATCATGTTTGCTCATCAAAAGATGGCTTTAGGTGTAGGTGAAAAAGAAGTTGAATTTATAAAAAATAGATATGAAGAATTTAAAGAACTATTCCCTTACTTAGAATTATGGGATAAAGAAGATTTAAGAGAAAAAGAACCTTTATTAGTATATGCAGATAAAGAAAGAACAAAAGATAGACCAGAACCAATTTTAGCAATGGGAACTCAAAGTGAGTACACAACTGTTGATTTTGGAGAAATGACTAAAGAATTAGTTAAAGCAGCACAAGAACAAGAAGGTGTTGAAACTGACGTTTATTTCAACGCTAGAGTAGATGAAATTGAAAAAGTAGGTGATATATATAAAATTACAACAACAAGTGGTTCAGTTTATACTGCTGACTTTGTTGTAGTAAATGCAGGTGCTCACTCATTACACCTTGCACATAAAATGGGATATGGAAAACACATGGGTTCACTTTCTATGGCGGGATCTTTCTATATTACTAATGATAAATACTTAAATGGAAAAGTTTACATGGTACAAAATCCAAAACTTCCATTTGCAGCACTTCATGGAGACCCAGATATTCTTTGTGATGGAAAAACTAGATTTGGACCAACTGCCCTTGCACTTGCAGTACTTGAAAGATATAAAGGTGGTAAATCTTTCTTAGAATGTTTAAAAACAATGAACATTGGTGGAGATACTATTAAAATTTTCTGGGATTTATTAAAAGACTCTGAAATTAGAAATTATGTATTTAGAAACTTCTTATTTGAAGTTCCAGGAATCAATAAAGGTCTTTTTGTTAAAGATGCACAAAAAATTGTTCCTTCTTTAAGTACAGAAGATATTGAGTATGCAAAAGGCTTTGGTGGAGTAAGACCACAAGTACTTGATAAAAAAGAACAAAAACTTATGTTAGGTGAAGCTTCAATTAACCCAGGTGGAGGAATCTTATTTAATATGACTCCAAGTCCTGGTGCTACATCTTGTTTAGGAAATGCAGAAAGAGATATCAAAATTGTTGCAGATTATTTAAATCTAACATTTGATGAAGATAAATTCTTAGACGAATTAACAGAAAGAGAAAACTAA
- a CDS encoding TonB-dependent siderophore receptor → MGFYFSKKNLSIYLSSLLLASTSLFADTKKEEIKKLDTVTVVGSEASNYVSFDKPSINRTNIDLEDSAKSIQVFNEDFLEDYQPQSLEDIIKMSSNTTYEGNSHGRSIQIGMRGFSNVPILIDSMKITNSTINQEIYNLQSLEVLKGPSSLQYGQSSPGGIVNLVKKKPQKQDHAEVQFKVDEHTAYTTNADFGGGINSDASLRYRVVTSIKHGEDYTNSNTDINRFFIAPTLAYDLNDNHTFSIMAEYLREKTPSSFGTFINSKGDLIAPVENLSSHPDEEFKKTQKIVGFDLNSNFDTWNSNFKYRYIDYVGTNGDVHMPQSYDETTNRVKRVYAYQKQEFSEHALQYTLNKELNIFNVKNNISLGADYNKAYSQTFMHYDPANPYFIDLSHPDYEDLTSLSDHPGARDMTGDKTYTKSWGIFLQDSIHLTENLIFNAGLRYSESKPKDGQKSDATTPSLGLVYKLTDNTSIYTNYSESFTPSTNMDEKDNILDPEEGKGYELGIKQKFLDDKLNLTAAIFKIEKENVPLVQGLAPNTYYKASGKQQSQGIEFDLAGQITPNLAIVASYGYTKTKDLDNDNNRLKNIPTHTANIFTTYHLSSFNLPNTYIGGGARFLGSRYTTNSNDLKLDSEIIYNATVGYKKGNWKASLTAQNLTDEEYVEGAISSPRVYAGTPRTIMATISYKF, encoded by the coding sequence ATGGGATTTTATTTTTCAAAAAAAAATCTATCAATCTACCTTTCTAGCTTACTACTTGCTAGTACGTCATTATTCGCGGACACAAAAAAAGAAGAAATAAAAAAATTAGACACAGTTACTGTTGTTGGTTCAGAAGCTTCAAACTATGTAAGCTTTGATAAACCTTCTATAAATAGAACAAATATTGATCTAGAAGATAGTGCTAAATCAATCCAAGTTTTTAATGAAGATTTTCTTGAAGATTATCAACCTCAAAGTTTAGAAGATATTATTAAAATGTCTTCGAATACAACTTATGAAGGCAATAGTCATGGAAGAAGTATTCAAATTGGAATGAGAGGATTTTCTAATGTTCCAATTTTAATTGATAGTATGAAAATTACAAATAGTACTATAAATCAAGAAATTTATAATTTACAATCACTTGAAGTATTAAAAGGTCCAAGCTCTTTACAATATGGACAATCAAGCCCTGGAGGAATTGTTAATCTTGTAAAAAAGAAGCCACAAAAACAAGACCATGCAGAAGTTCAATTTAAAGTTGACGAACATACAGCTTATACTACTAATGCAGATTTTGGTGGAGGTATAAATAGTGATGCTTCACTTAGATATAGAGTTGTTACAAGTATTAAACATGGAGAAGATTATACTAACTCAAATACAGATATAAATAGATTTTTTATTGCACCAACTCTTGCATATGATTTAAATGATAACCATACCTTTTCTATTATGGCTGAATATTTAAGAGAAAAAACACCCTCTTCTTTTGGTACTTTTATAAATAGCAAAGGAGACCTTATAGCACCAGTTGAAAATCTTAGTTCACATCCCGATGAGGAATTTAAAAAGACTCAAAAAATAGTAGGCTTTGATTTAAATAGCAATTTTGATACATGGAATTCAAATTTTAAGTATAGATATATTGATTATGTTGGAACAAATGGTGATGTTCACATGCCACAATCATATGATGAAACTACTAATAGAGTAAAAAGAGTTTATGCTTATCAAAAACAAGAGTTTTCAGAACATGCTTTACAATATACTCTAAACAAAGAGCTAAATATATTTAATGTAAAGAACAATATTTCTTTAGGTGCTGATTATAACAAAGCATATAGCCAAACATTTATGCATTATGATCCTGCAAATCCATATTTTATTGATTTAAGCCATCCTGATTATGAAGATTTAACTTCTTTATCTGATCATCCAGGAGCTAGAGATATGACAGGAGATAAAACATATACCAAGTCTTGGGGTATTTTTTTACAAGATAGTATTCATTTAACTGAAAATCTAATTTTTAATGCCGGATTAAGATATAGTGAATCAAAACCAAAAGATGGACAGAAAAGTGATGCCACTACTCCTTCATTAGGTTTAGTATATAAACTTACTGATAATACCTCAATTTATACCAACTACTCAGAATCTTTTACCCCAAGTACAAACATGGATGAAAAAGACAATATTCTTGACCCAGAAGAAGGAAAAGGATATGAATTAGGTATTAAACAAAAATTCTTAGATGACAAGTTGAATCTAACTGCTGCAATCTTTAAAATTGAAAAAGAGAATGTTCCTTTAGTTCAAGGACTTGCTCCAAATACTTATTATAAAGCTAGTGGTAAACAACAATCACAAGGTATTGAATTTGATTTAGCAGGTCAAATAACACCTAATTTAGCAATTGTAGCTTCATATGGATATACAAAAACAAAAGATTTAGACAATGACAATAATAGACTAAAAAATATTCCAACACATACTGCAAATATTTTTACAACTTATCATTTAAGTTCGTTTAATTTACCAAATACATATATTGGTGGGGGAGCTAGATTTTTAGGAAGTAGATATACAACGAATTCAAATGATTTAAAACTTGATTCTGAAATTATTTATAATGCAACAGTAGGATATAAAAAAGGTAACTGGAAAGCAAGTTTAACTGCACAAAATCTAACTGATGAAGAGTATGTTGAAGGAGCTATTAGTTCTCCAAGAGTATATGCAGGTACTCCACGAACTATTATGGCAACAATTAGCTACAAATTTTAA
- a CDS encoding AraC family transcriptional regulator, which produces MKSFKKVNYLDLMEDIKKVKKPFSRENFTSNLKPEFGIGTFAWYDSGSGIATSTTNLKFTKDTIATLKSNVAGAILIFNLENETTHFYKDGKSYTVKKDEYYLGFSSDDFTVDIEYKKDKHYCTLNIGIKEALFLELTHDLVNLNEKMKEANKKGYSILTGGKIDPEQNEILKFFKDKDLNEFLLTDLHLESKTINLIEYTIKKIVSNINATYNIDKTIINSLEKAKELINNYYYESLTIKEIAYKSAINECYLKKDFKQYFGMTVYEMLQKRRLAVAKKLLQEEHSVKEVCSRVGYKHVGNFSKNFQEHFNITPSKYKKQFN; this is translated from the coding sequence ATGAAGTCTTTTAAAAAAGTCAACTATCTTGACTTAATGGAAGATATTAAAAAGGTTAAAAAACCTTTTTCAAGAGAAAACTTTACTTCCAATCTTAAACCTGAATTTGGAATTGGAACTTTTGCTTGGTATGACTCAGGAAGTGGTATAGCTACCTCAACAACAAATTTAAAATTCACAAAAGATACTATAGCTACTTTAAAATCCAATGTTGCTGGTGCTATTTTAATTTTTAATTTAGAAAATGAAACAACACACTTTTATAAAGATGGAAAAAGTTATACAGTAAAAAAAGATGAATATTATCTAGGTTTTTCATCTGATGATTTTACTGTTGACATAGAATATAAAAAAGACAAACACTATTGTACTTTAAATATAGGAATAAAAGAAGCTCTGTTTTTAGAACTAACCCATGACTTGGTAAACTTAAATGAAAAGATGAAAGAAGCCAATAAAAAGGGTTACTCAATTTTAACTGGAGGAAAAATAGACCCAGAACAAAATGAGATACTTAAGTTTTTTAAAGATAAAGATTTAAATGAGTTTCTATTAACAGATTTACATCTTGAATCAAAAACAATAAATCTTATAGAATATACTATAAAGAAAATTGTTTCAAATATAAATGCAACATATAATATAGATAAAACTATTATAAACTCACTTGAAAAAGCAAAAGAACTTATAAATAATTACTATTATGAAAGCCTTACTATAAAAGAGATTGCTTATAAATCTGCTATTAACGAGTGTTATTTAAAAAAAGACTTTAAACAATATTTTGGAATGACTGTTTATGAAATGCTTCAAAAAAGAAGACTAGCTGTAGCAAAAAAATTATTGCAAGAAGAACATAGTGTAAAAGAAGTTTGTTCAAGAGTTGGATATAAACATGTAGGAAATTTTAGTAAAAATTTTCAAGAACATTTCAATATCACTCCTAGTAAATATAAAAAACAATTCAATTAA
- the ileS gene encoding isoleucine--tRNA ligase has translation MDYKESLLLPNTKFPMRGNLPQNEPKKYKLWDESKVYEKMKKNRKDAPSFTLHDGPPYANGHIHIGHALNKILKDIIVKYHYFDGKSVRYVPGWDCHGLPIEQKVEEKIGSTKKKELPKSKIRELCREHAARFIDIQRDEFKKLGVIGDWDNPYLTMDFKFEANIYRELCAIASQGLLVQRSKPVYWSWAAQTALAEAEVEYEDKTSASIYVAFKHEKLDASLIIWTTTPWTLPANTGISLNGEEEYVLTSDKFIVAKKLYNSLIEEEVIKGDIVDSINPKDLENSHAINPLNGRESKIILGEHVEMDAGTGAVHTAGGHGEDDYKVSLRYGLDVIMPVDAYGKYDETIVREKLFHDTDKYLGVHVFKANELILEDLGDALLKHTDIRHSYPHCWRTHKPIIFRATKQWFISIDDEYGEKNKTLRENALEVVENLTFYPEWGRNRLRSMLDGRPDWCISRQRDWGVPIAFFRNKKTDEIIFDEKVLNFTAMIFEQKGCDAWYDLPIEELLYPGSGLNPEDLEKTMDILDVWFDSGSTQNAVLRSRNYDAGTFPADMYLEGSDQHRGWFQSSLLTTLASSEVAPYKSILTHGFTMDEKGEKMSKSKGNVVDPAKVMKQYGSEILRLWVAMSDYQNDQKISDNILKQNAELYRKIRNTARFLLANIDDLDAIVDVEKMGSLDTWILSKAKKVFDQIDEAFSVYEFSRGLNRLNNFLVVDLSGIYLDVCKDRLYCDDKNDIHRRSSQSAMAIIAKKLISTLSCILTYTMDELLEFAPEVIKGETNDIFDFEKQILPTVESKLNEEVLLKAKEKFSEAIDTLKKDKTIKSTLELQIVTSCEDVLSLGQAEASDWFLVSDVTSEASSTEELASFEVDDIKFTVSKATLEKCPRCWKFTSVDEETLCSRCESVLN, from the coding sequence ATGGATTATAAAGAGAGTTTACTTTTACCAAATACAAAGTTTCCTATGAGAGGTAACTTACCACAAAACGAACCAAAAAAATATAAACTTTGGGATGAATCTAAAGTTTATGAAAAAATGAAGAAAAATAGAAAAGATGCACCTTCATTTACTTTACATGATGGACCACCATATGCAAATGGGCATATTCATATAGGACATGCATTAAATAAAATATTAAAAGACATTATTGTTAAGTACCATTATTTTGATGGAAAATCAGTTAGATATGTTCCAGGTTGGGATTGTCATGGTCTACCAATTGAACAAAAAGTTGAAGAAAAAATTGGAAGCACAAAGAAAAAAGAACTACCAAAGTCAAAAATAAGAGAACTTTGTAGAGAACATGCTGCAAGATTTATTGATATTCAAAGAGATGAGTTTAAAAAACTTGGTGTAATAGGGGATTGGGATAATCCTTATTTAACTATGGATTTTAAATTTGAAGCAAATATTTATAGAGAACTTTGCGCAATTGCAAGTCAAGGTTTATTAGTTCAAAGATCTAAGCCAGTTTATTGGTCATGGGCAGCTCAAACTGCATTAGCTGAAGCAGAAGTTGAGTATGAAGATAAAACATCTGCTTCTATTTATGTTGCATTTAAACATGAAAAATTAGATGCAAGTTTAATTATTTGGACAACTACACCATGGACATTGCCAGCTAATACAGGTATCTCTTTAAATGGTGAAGAAGAGTATGTTTTAACAAGTGATAAATTTATTGTTGCAAAAAAATTATATAACTCTTTAATTGAAGAAGAAGTTATCAAAGGTGATATTGTAGATTCTATTAATCCAAAAGATTTAGAAAACTCTCACGCTATTAATCCATTAAATGGAAGAGAATCTAAAATTATCCTTGGTGAACACGTTGAAATGGATGCTGGTACAGGTGCAGTTCATACAGCAGGTGGACATGGTGAAGATGACTACAAAGTTAGTTTAAGATATGGACTTGATGTTATTATGCCTGTTGATGCATATGGTAAATATGATGAGACAATTGTAAGAGAAAAATTATTCCATGATACAGATAAATATTTAGGTGTACATGTATTTAAAGCAAATGAGTTAATTTTAGAAGATTTAGGTGATGCATTATTAAAACATACAGATATAAGACACTCTTATCCTCATTGTTGGAGAACTCATAAACCAATTATCTTTAGAGCAACAAAACAATGGTTTATTTCAATTGATGATGAGTATGGAGAAAAAAATAAAACTCTTAGAGAAAATGCACTTGAAGTAGTTGAAAATCTTACTTTCTATCCAGAGTGGGGAAGAAATAGATTAAGATCTATGCTTGATGGAAGACCTGATTGGTGTATCTCTAGACAAAGAGATTGGGGTGTGCCTATTGCATTCTTTAGAAATAAAAAGACTGATGAAATAATCTTTGATGAAAAAGTTCTTAACTTTACAGCAATGATTTTTGAGCAAAAAGGTTGTGATGCTTGGTATGATTTACCAATTGAAGAATTATTATATCCAGGAAGTGGATTAAATCCAGAAGATTTAGAAAAAACTATGGATATTTTAGATGTATGGTTTGATTCAGGTTCTACTCAAAATGCTGTATTAAGATCTAGAAATTATGATGCTGGAACATTCCCTGCTGATATGTATTTAGAAGGAAGTGACCAACATAGAGGTTGGTTCCAATCTTCACTTTTAACAACACTTGCTTCAAGTGAAGTTGCACCTTATAAGTCGATTTTAACACATGGATTCACTATGGATGAAAAAGGTGAAAAAATGTCTAAATCTAAAGGAAATGTTGTTGACCCTGCAAAAGTTATGAAGCAATATGGTTCTGAGATTTTAAGACTTTGGGTTGCAATGAGTGATTATCAAAATGACCAAAAGATTTCAGATAATATTTTAAAGCAAAATGCAGAACTTTATAGAAAAATTAGAAATACAGCAAGATTCCTTTTAGCAAATATTGATGATTTAGATGCAATTGTTGATGTTGAAAAAATGGGTAGCTTAGATACATGGATTTTAAGTAAAGCAAAGAAAGTATTTGATCAAATAGATGAAGCATTTTCTGTTTATGAGTTCTCAAGAGGACTTAATAGATTAAACAACTTCTTAGTAGTTGATTTATCAGGTATTTATTTAGATGTTTGTAAAGATAGACTATATTGCGATGATAAAAATGATATTCATAGAAGAAGTTCTCAAAGTGCAATGGCAATTATTGCTAAAAAATTAATTTCAACTCTTTCTTGTATTTTAACTTATACAATGGATGAGTTATTAGAGTTTGCACCAGAAGTAATTAAAGGTGAAACTAATGATATCTTTGATTTTGAAAAACAAATATTACCAACAGTTGAAAGTAAACTTAATGAAGAAGTTTTATTAAAAGCAAAAGAAAAGTTTTCTGAAGCAATTGATACACTTAAAAAAGATAAAACTATTAAGTCAACACTTGAACTTCAAATAGTTACTTCTTGTGAAGATGTTTTATCATTAGGACAAGCAGAAGCTAGTGACTGGTTCTTAGTAAGTGATGTTACAAGTGAAGCTTCATCAACTGAAGAATTAGCAAGTTTTGAAGTAGATGATATTAAATTTACTGTTTCAAAAGCAACACTAGAAAAATGTCCTAGATGTTGGAAGTTTACATCTGTAGATGAAGAAACACTTTGTTCTAGATGTGAAAGTGTGTTGAATTAA
- a CDS encoding PepSY-associated TM helix domain-containing protein: MEESKSKLFKQRLFRIHIAAGMTFSIIMYIAIFFGVFAILLPYIKTWEKPSRHIEKVDITKIDYNEMINKALATPNYPKNNLLIKLPGNMGDPAVIISHRFAKPLVFNPLTKEMIKNETKEQSNLADFLNELHYGQPLKLIGRLSFGFVAVGTMVLIITGLILITIMKFKNQGKTQQAVFSKIHVQVFTWAFLPFFLITLSGAVMNVGLISSGPMSKILSKGEANAIDAVVGTVLFPQAKPIKKANIDEKMLPINQLLKKAKEINPQLDLKEVKLINWKDKTAQVEIVGYNPYKPFLNGGIFNKPSLTFSAVTAELIKEKKVLDNVWPVFLSEGIFFLHFLFGIDIFSRIAVAIIMSLCAIAIGFGTMLYLEKKAKKYDGKITFYHWLGKFSLASMIGVIPATATLFVLQWTMPFDLQDRVLWQKGIFYNIWLFTLFWSFYRINSYKAAKEFLYVGGILFILSSIVHFINSGFHPTTLIFNNMDNILGVDIGLILFGALLIYIAKKLPLERQEAKQFWKMKGKK, encoded by the coding sequence ATGGAAGAATCAAAATCAAAACTATTTAAACAAAGACTATTTAGAATACATATTGCAGCAGGGATGACTTTTTCTATTATAATGTATATCGCAATTTTTTTCGGTGTATTTGCTATTTTATTACCCTATATTAAAACATGGGAAAAGCCATCACGACATATTGAAAAAGTTGATATCACAAAAATTGATTATAATGAGATGATAAACAAAGCTTTAGCAACACCTAATTACCCTAAAAACAATTTATTAATTAAGCTACCAGGAAATATGGGTGACCCAGCTGTTATAATCTCTCATAGATTTGCAAAGCCACTTGTTTTTAATCCTTTAACTAAAGAAATGATAAAGAATGAAACTAAAGAACAAAGTAATTTAGCTGATTTTTTAAATGAACTTCATTATGGACAACCTTTAAAACTAATAGGAAGATTATCTTTTGGTTTTGTTGCTGTTGGAACGATGGTATTAATTATAACTGGACTTATTCTTATAACAATAATGAAATTCAAAAATCAAGGTAAAACCCAACAAGCAGTCTTTTCAAAAATTCATGTACAAGTTTTTACTTGGGCTTTTCTTCCTTTTTTCTTAATTACTCTTAGTGGTGCTGTTATGAATGTTGGTTTAATTAGTTCAGGTCCAATGTCAAAGATTTTATCTAAAGGAGAAGCAAACGCTATAGATGCAGTTGTAGGCACTGTTTTATTTCCTCAAGCAAAACCTATAAAGAAAGCAAATATAGATGAAAAAATGCTTCCAATAAATCAATTACTAAAAAAAGCAAAGGAGATTAACCCTCAATTAGATTTAAAAGAAGTTAAACTAATTAATTGGAAGGATAAAACAGCACAAGTAGAAATTGTTGGATATAACCCTTATAAGCCATTTTTAAATGGTGGAATATTTAATAAACCAAGTTTAACATTTAGTGCAGTTACTGCTGAACTAATAAAAGAAAAAAAAGTACTTGACAATGTCTGGCCAGTATTTTTATCTGAAGGAATTTTCTTTTTACACTTTTTATTTGGTATTGATATCTTTTCAAGAATAGCTGTAGCAATTATTATGTCCTTATGTGCTATTGCAATTGGTTTTGGAACAATGCTTTATTTAGAAAAAAAGGCAAAAAAATATGACGGTAAAATTACATTTTATCATTGGCTTGGGAAATTTTCTTTAGCTTCAATGATAGGAGTAATTCCTGCAACTGCTACTTTATTTGTACTTCAATGGACAATGCCTTTTGATTTGCAAGATAGAGTTTTATGGCAAAAAGGAATTTTCTATAATATCTGGTTATTTACTCTTTTTTGGTCTTTTTATAGAATCAACTCATATAAAGCAGCAAAAGAGTTTTTATACGTAGGAGGTATTTTATTTATCTTATCTAGCATTGTGCATTTTATAAATTCAGGTTTTCATCCTACTACATTAATTTTTAATAATATGGACAATATTTTAGGGGTAGATATAGGATTGATTTTATTTGGAGCTTTATTAATATATATTGCAAAAAAGCTTCCTTTAGAAAGACAAGAAGCAAAACAATTTTGGAAAATGAAAGGAAAAAAATGA
- a CDS encoding UDP-N-acetylmuramoyl-L-alanyl-D-glutamate--2,6-diaminopimelate ligase produces MQLIINNKIYTDNSKEAVSGTVFVQSKQNEKFVDDAKANGCEKVIKATELKEHFDMSSIKVIGITGTNGKTTTAGAIYSILLDLGYKVALQGTRGFFINDERVEEYTLTTPVQLGNFAHIQKAIENECEFFVMEVSSHAIEQKRIEGLDFELKIHTNITRDHLDYHKTIEEYINIKNSFFDDDSKKLINKDDKVVKFNPTNTLTYSLENPSTYKVNAYSFKNGTNVMFSKIEEMYSYSSSLMGIFNIYNLTAAIAAADMVTEKSLDEICAVVENFAGVSGRMETISTDPFVIVDFAHTPDGMKEVFESFNHKNIIAVFGAGGNRDKDKRAIMGQMAANFAKTIIVTSDNPRFEDPDLIIEDICKGIQNKNNLYAEVNRKEAIKKGIELAKKDKDSVLLILGKGDEPYQIIYDQKMPLSDKEEVLKHLG; encoded by the coding sequence TTGCAACTAATCATAAATAATAAAATATATACTGACAACTCAAAAGAGGCAGTTTCTGGAACGGTTTTTGTACAATCAAAACAAAATGAAAAGTTTGTAGATGATGCAAAAGCTAATGGTTGCGAAAAAGTAATTAAAGCAACTGAACTTAAAGAACATTTTGATATGAGTTCTATAAAAGTAATTGGTATTACAGGAACAAATGGAAAAACAACAACAGCAGGAGCTATTTATTCTATTCTTTTAGACTTAGGATATAAAGTAGCACTTCAAGGTACAAGGGGCTTTTTTATAAATGATGAAAGAGTTGAAGAATATACTTTAACTACTCCTGTACAACTTGGAAATTTTGCTCATATTCAAAAAGCAATTGAAAATGAGTGTGAATTTTTTGTTATGGAAGTAAGTTCCCATGCAATTGAGCAAAAAAGAATTGAAGGTTTGGATTTTGAGCTTAAAATTCATACGAATATTACAAGAGATCATCTAGATTATCATAAAACAATAGAAGAGTATATCAATATTAAAAACTCTTTCTTTGATGATGATAGTAAAAAGCTAATAAACAAAGATGATAAAGTAGTTAAGTTTAATCCTACAAATACTTTAACATACTCTTTAGAAAATCCATCAACATATAAAGTAAATGCATACTCTTTTAAAAATGGAACTAATGTAATGTTCTCAAAAATAGAAGAGATGTATTCATATTCATCTTCTTTAATGGGAATATTTAATATCTATAATCTAACTGCTGCAATTGCAGCAGCTGATATGGTTACAGAAAAAAGTTTAGATGAGATTTGTGCTGTAGTTGAAAACTTTGCAGGGGTTAGTGGAAGAATGGAAACAATTAGTACAGACCCTTTTGTTATAGTTGATTTTGCCCATACTCCTGATGGAATGAAAGAGGTTTTTGAAAGCTTTAATCATAAAAACATAATTGCAGTATTTGGTGCAGGTGGAAATAGAGATAAAGATAAAAGAGCAATAATGGGACAAATGGCAGCAAACTTTGCTAAAACTATTATTGTTACTAGCGATAACCCAAGATTTGAAGACCCTGATTTAATTATTGAAGATATTTGTAAGGGAATTCAAAATAAAAATAATCTTTATGCTGAGGTTAATAGAAAAGAAGCTATTAAAAAAGGTATAGAATTAGCTAAAAAAGATAAAGATTCTGTACTTTTAATTTTAGGAAAAGGTGATGAACCTTATCAAATCATCTATGATCAAAAAATGCCTTTAAGTGATAAAGAAGAGGTTTTAAAACACTTAGGCTAA